The Natrinema pellirubrum DSM 15624 region GCCGCTCCGTCGACACACTACGGCGAGACCGCGGCCACCGTCGCGGCCGTCCTGCCCGACCTGCTCGCGGTCGTCGAATCGGTCGGCGATCCCCACCAACTCGAGCGGATCGAACGCCGCATGCGCGAGACGGTCCGGAAGAACCCGGCCGCCCGCGCCGCAGTGAGCATCGCGCTCCACGACCTCGTCACGAAGCGGCTCGAGGTGCCCCTCTATCGCTACTGGGGACTCGACCCGGCCGAGACGCTCTCGACTTCGTACACGATCGGGCTCGACGACACGGAGCGGATGCGGGAGAAGACCGAGACGGCCCTCGAGCGCGGGTTCGACACCCTGAAGGTCAAACTCGGGACCGACCGCGACCTCGAGATCGTCCGGACGATTCGATCGGTCGCACCCGACGTACGGCTGTTCGTCGACGCCAACGAGGCCTGGACCCCCCGCGAGGCGGTCCGAAAGATCGACCGACTCGCCGAGTTCGACCTCGCGTTCGTCGAGCAGCCGGTCGCCGCCGAGGACCCCGAGGGGCTGCAGTTCGTCTCCGAGCGCTCGGCGCTGCCGATCGCCGCCGACGAGTCCTGTCGAACGCTCGCGGACATCCCCCGTATCGCGGACCGCTGTGACATCGCGAACCTGAAACTGATGAAATGCGGCGGGCTCCGGGAGGCCAGACGGCTGATCAGCGCCGCCCGGGCCCACGGCCTCGAGGTCATGTGTGGCTGTATGAACGAGTCGAACGCCTCGATCGCCGCGGCCTGTCATCTCGCGCCGTTGCTCGACTACGCCGACCTCGACGGCTCGCTGTTGCTCGCCGACGACCCCGTCGACGGCGTCCCCCTTGCGGACGGTCGGATCGACCTCGCCGCCCTCGAGCGGTCCGGGACGGGCGCCGGCTTCGGTTCGTCCTGATCACGGGACCGTCCCGCCGACGGCCGGACCGTCCCCGTATTGGCAGCGGCGCTCCTTCGATGGCACCCAGCCCGACCGGCGGCTGCGTTCGCTCGATGGTCCATCATCGGGAAATGAACGTACAATTAGAGGTGTTTGCGTTCGAGTCGACAGTGGCAAGCAAGCGGTATCGAGAGCGCGAGACCGCGACGCATGCCCATCGATCCATCCACTGCCGGTTCGCGTCCGGATCGACATCGCCCACTCGGTCGCGACGGCGAAGCCATCCTCGAGTCAGCGTTCAACTGCGCGCCTCACACCACTGTCGGCGACTGTCAGGACAACTCCCAACGGGGTTTCATACCGATCGTCGGTGTGGAACGTGTGGTATGTCCGATAGCGACGACGATCGAACCGTGTCCCGA contains the following coding sequences:
- a CDS encoding dipeptide epimerase, translated to MSLETSFERRSLPLEYPFGISRGTTTEIEVVYVRIEDDDGTTGLGAAAPSTHYGETAATVAAVLPDLLAVVESVGDPHQLERIERRMRETVRKNPAARAAVSIALHDLVTKRLEVPLYRYWGLDPAETLSTSYTIGLDDTERMREKTETALERGFDTLKVKLGTDRDLEIVRTIRSVAPDVRLFVDANEAWTPREAVRKIDRLAEFDLAFVEQPVAAEDPEGLQFVSERSALPIAADESCRTLADIPRIADRCDIANLKLMKCGGLREARRLISAARAHGLEVMCGCMNESNASIAAACHLAPLLDYADLDGSLLLADDPVDGVPLADGRIDLAALERSGTGAGFGSS